The DNA region cgtcagaaaatgattaaatagTGCGggcaattaaataagcagttaaaagtcTTATTCCTCCAATTTAATTTTTGGTCGCGTtgtcggtttacacctgaacaaccttgaaattatttatacggatttgtgattcctctctttccatcattcccttggttTTGACATGTTATtcgataaatataaattaaatgaattactcacaaaaaagataacaatgttttgcttcttttgccaaaaacaaattttaaaatatataataaGATAAGATTTACTAAGTTGGaagctgtttaaatttttaatttaaacatttttaaatttaatttgacaaACTTATCCAGGGTCAGCAGGGTCGAAGgacataaactaaaaaaaaaatggatcggAACGGAAAAACGtcatccgaagtttcgattattcggtgcgaaatttttccgaggccttcggataatcgagtctggactgtatttcttTTCATTAATTATTATTCATGTTTGCTGGATAGTaacctgtcccattttgaggtcaagtcgaggaatttcaggtgctcacttctcaaatgatagattatgatgttaggaacaatgttttcttagacaagaaaaaataataaaatactttctcgcaccccctattcgatttactgaaaaaagtcactttttttaacaaattttctaaaatcgcttggaatcaatacaaatactgtttcgatcaggtgtgtattatcttcaaacgataggtttttgtccatatattaagatgcactatcaatattggaccaaaatttaagtttttagacTCTCCCatgcggatttgtgtcgaaaaaatcgcattttttcgaaacttttttcagaaatgttcatttgatTTAGGGTAGCcaatttttcccagtaaaaccaatacatgcagcttgtaggaaatttcatggctaACATTTTTccttctgagaaaatgcaatttcgccacttcagagccgagatatttgagttttagtgtggaaaaaagtgccaattttcaaaatttctcagaattctgaaggcctactaattacatgatgttgcaagcatatgtcttaaaggtcagggtatgcattcttatagtaattttggccgctgaatccgaatttaaaatcaagtttcgtgtaaacagtgatgttttgtcAGTTCGGCATTCTTTCAAGGGATTTTGCGAAATCTagcacattttttgatatattttcctGTTCAAGATTACAGGGACACAAGCAAGAATAACCTTTTCAACGGTCTTATTGAATACTAATACACACCGACGGAGTATCAACAATAAACAGTCCAACCGCAAATGTCGCACAAGacaaaactaaacaaatcaGCTTGGATTTATCTCAAAGTGTAAACAAGTATTATGATtcaaaataagttcaatttttcTGTCACTATCAGTATTTGATTATTCATAAGCACATAGCCGCAATACATGCCCTCTTGTTGATCAGCGACAACAAGATAATCTTTGCGTTCAAAATCGACCGTAAAAAATTGTTGTGTCGAAGCACACATCTTCACCAGCTATGAAGAAACATGGTCTTCAACAAGCAGCGCTCTGAAATTAGGTCATGAGTTAGAAAAAGTGTctgacaaaaaaatcttaaaatagatGCTTTCATTGTTATTACTTCTAACGTAGGTGGAAACTCTTCAAGTGGTGCTTTGTCGTAAGTTAAGAGGTGTGTTATTGTGTTTGCTTATTAGTCAGATATCACAGGTTTAATTGATAATACTCTTAAGTTACAGGTAGAACAGAGTTTGCCAGCATGGGAGAAGAACATCACGTCCATTTTGACGCCGCAGTGATAAACGATGAACTCCACGATAACACAGTCATTTATCAAATATCAGGCGAAGGAAAGCAGCTCACGGTTCATTTGGGATTTCTTCAGATAAAACATAGATATCGCCTTGAGCTTAATATACCGGTGAATGCGCTTGCCGAGGCTGGTTTCGATGTGGGGTCAAACAAAAGTTTCATCGTTGAAGAAAAAGCAATTCCAAACATCAACTGCAAATTGCTTACCTTTCCCACAAATATCCTGACCGATCGAGATGGAAAACAGCACTACACTGTTGAGGTGGAGTTTTTTGCGCATAAGgaaaaacttttgaaagaacATTTGGAGGTGTGTGGCAGTGAAGATCATGACCGCAAGCTGCACCTTACATTTGTAGCACGTGTTTTGGGCCGTGGAAAAGGAACGCCAATGCTACGAGATGGCATACATTTGATTTCCGTAGAAGATAATGAAGAATCCGAACTGTCTGATTGGCAGGGTTTCCCAGCTAAAtaaaaatgctgattttttcatactttttaacTAGCTAAatattttgtcatgtttttaacaatggtttttgaaaaaaatatatgcatcAATCTACGCTTAAGtatggtttatttttttctgagactTTCCATCGCAATTTTTAGAAGCATGGTGATCAAGCAGATCTACCTCCAGTACCgatgtttataattttttacgcGACACTAAGTTTACTTATCTCACTTATTTATGTATTCaatatttttcctaaatttgaaatattatcTGGGCCGAAACGTgggaaatataaataaaaacgtATTATGATTTtaggttaaaaaatgtttggtttCTTGAATTTGTCAGTATTTTCTGAAATACTCATGATATTCTGTAAGAGTACGTGAAACTTACATCCACTTTACAGTTTAGCAGAAAAACTAACTTGCGTGTCTTAGTGACTTATTTTGTGTAATTCCAagcgcatttttttacattaagccTAATAGAACGCTTTCCCAATGTAATGAGTGCAATCGGAATTTCAATCCTCAACTAGGACCAATACAACTGGTGATCATTTCCCtatggattcgattgcttatttCAAGCTAGATTTTTGTCTCTTATAGGTAAATGTAGTCCCGACAGTCAAGAGTGTTACTATCAGGAACGGAGAAATTatcaacattgatttaaaaaaaatcatttgataaaTTAAACAAGCCGActatatattaaattttttgaaattttttttttaaatggtggcagtgcgtggccgaatggttacgctgtccgcgattctgggttcgattcccatctgctccaaccttccatcggatgaggaagtaaaatgtcggtcccggccctggttgttaggccgttaagtcattccaggtgtaggagtcgtctccatgccataagtacaaacaacacaccaaaccaagcctactccggtggaatcgctggcggcggttggactcgcaatccaaaggtcatcagttcaaacactggggtggaaggttccttggagtagaaagaggtttgggtgctctccccattcaagccttcggactcctagattcgagcagaaacttgcaatatagaccacaaaagacccgtgGGTCGTTAATgcggatggtttgattttttttgttaaatcgaatttccatttttggtttagaatcatattttttttttttttcaaaaatgtgtgaaCAAATTTTGTCCATATTTTTCTTAGCTTAAAAGCTGTCTTTTTGTCAACGATCGTTGGGAATTTCTCTGTTTattaaaagacaaaaaaagaaaaataatcgaTTTTAAAGAGAGTAACTATTTTCATTTATGTGAAACGTTTGTTTAGAACATAAcactaaacaatattttaacccaatgaaaaaaaaaaaaaaacacacatattacGGTGAATAGCGATTTCAAGAAgacttttttgtatgaaattatgtttttttaaccgACTTTAACGATCTATAGCCTAAACTTAACCTTAAACCTaacaaattggctcaaaatttgcacaggcatatattttttatttaaagaatcGAGCCGGGGGGTAGTAATGGGAACTTatctaaatcaaaaaattaaaaaatcatgttcaaactTTCGGAAATCCTGCGAATAACATAacaaattaaccctctactgcccaattttttcccgaagttttttatttttcctgtgtttaggaggtcattttgagaaactttagttctactaaaaaaaatacttcttttgttttatgtttttcttgttttattttcagtattttaattagcttttttcttgtttagtttatttttgtttttgtagtatttggcctattctttCACCTCCTattattacattttgcctatctaattttttcacgtttttacagtcacttttacaattttttgcttgtttttaacattttctgttatcgaatgacactacaaaaattactgcatacttctttttttgtttggttgaaaatcTAGCTGTATTAAAAGAGTTTCTAagctttttatgaaaaaatcctcctCCTCCTATATCAATGCTAGGATATGAAAATTATAAGCAACTTCTTTTTATAGAGTTCAATCAATCAAATTCGcagaaaaaaaggtttgaaTGGATATATTGCAAAATTAGAACTGCatctgcaaaacaaaaaaatgtttcaacaaaTTAAACTGTAAACTAATGGTACAAGAAATATTAGCTTCCCTTTCTTGCTACCAGAGTGCTTCCCTCGACGGTACAGTAGAAGCTTTGGTAGAAGTATACACAGGCAACATTACAGTATTGACATCGTCCAAACATCACTCTCCCATTGAAACGTAGGAGCTACATAAGAAAAGTCGCGTCgtgatatttataaattttctttccttaaaatagtttaaaataacGTTGTAAAACTAGATAAAAACGTTACCATTGTGAGAACAATGTAGAAAAGAAGGCAACAGTAGTGCGTTTGATCGGATTACGCATAGGAAAAAGTGGATTCAGAGCCAATTAAACTGTGGCATCACGGCAGACATATTTGAGAGTTTCTTTTTCAGCGTTGATTCAACACTTCACACTATCGTAGGATTATCaccgaaaaaataaataaactaacGGTAAGGGTTTTCAGTTGTGTCAGTGACTTTGTTTTTAGTATATTATCTTCTTTTCTTTAGATAAATGTGGGAAAACATGAATATGAGGCCGTTGAAAAGGCCACGGCTTGGTCCACCGGATGTGTACCCGCAGGAGGCGAAGCAACGAGAAGATGAGCTTACATCAACCCATGTGAAGCACGGCTTTGCCACCGAACACAAGCTGTCGGAGGAGTTTGGTACAGCGAGAAATTGCAATGTGACTGCCAGTAAAGTTGGGGCCTATTTTAATGCTATACTGGCAAGGAAAGAGGAGCTTATGACACTTCCGGATTCCGGCAGGAAGAAGCAACAGATCAATCCGAAGGACAATTTCTGGCCCGTTACGGCGAGGAATAAAGCCACCTTGGATACGTGGTTCAAGGATCTAGCTGGAACTAAACCACTCAGCAGTTTGGCGAAGAAAGCACCAAGTTTCAACAAAAAGGAAGAGATTTTTGCAATGTTGTGTGAAAATCAAGTTACAATGCAGAGAGCAGCATGGTTCATCAAGCTCAGTTCCGCTTATACGGTGGCTGTTTCGgaggcaaaaattaaaaagcgaCAAATGCCCGATCCCGCCACGGAGTGGACTGGGACGTTGATTAAATTTATGAAGGACTTGGTTCCAAAATTGCACGATCACTATCATCAAGGCCCCGTTCAGGAGAAACCACTCAATAGTTCGAGTTCGACGGGACCGGCTGGGGCTATGACGCCAAACTCCAGCCTAAATACAAACTCGTCAACGATACCACCCCCGTTGTCCAGCCCTGCCGGAAGTCTGCACAGTCCAGCTAGTGCGAGCTTGAGCGGAAGTGCGTCACAAAATCAACCTCCGCCGTCACCCCAGGAGGAACAGAAGCTCGCCCAAAAGCAGTGGAGTTATTGTACGCAACTGTGCAAATACATGTACGAGGAAGGGCTGCTGGATAAATCCGAATTTCTCAACTGGGTGTTGGATTTGCTCGATAGGATGAAGTCTTCACCGTCGTCTGACGATGGAATTCTCAAGATTTATCTGCCTTTGGCGATGCAATATTTGCCTGATTTTGTTCAATCCGAGCGGTTCTGTCGTCGACTTGCGTATGCAGTGTGTAAGAAACTTGCCCATTTGATCAACACCATGGCCGATAGTCATAACTTGTGTTTGGCTGACACTGGGATCAAGCCAAAACAGGAAACGTCTGAACAAAAAGACAAATCTAGCAAAACCGCTAAAGATTGCGACACCAAGTTGGAAATTGCTCCCTTGCAAGTGAATCCATTTGAGACGATTTTCTCGGAGTTTATGAGTTGCTCGCACCATCACGATCTGTTCCTTCAGCTATCGGCAATCATACAGGTCATCACGCTGGAATGCCCAACTGCTTTGGTGTGGTGTGGAGTTGGCGAAACTAGATCATCCTCGGTCCTGGCCGGAAGTCCGCTGGACCATCTTCCGGTGGCTCCCTCTAGCTTACCGATGCCATCGAGGTGTGAAAAATCCAACAAAGAAGTAAGAGAACGATTACTACAGAGTGAGGAAAGCATCAAGCTTCGCTCAAGACATGCAGAATCTCGTTGGTGCGTTGATAAGTGGCAGACAGCCGCAGGAAACGCAAGCTTGAAAATCCTATCCGTGCTCGATGCGTTGGATGGCCACTGTTTCTTCCGTATGGATACGAACAACTCGTTGGACACTTTGTACCAGAAGATATTCCCTCCACTGCAGTTGCAAAAAGAATCGCCGAATAACAACGCTTCGGAAAGCAAAGATGGTTCCAACAAGATGCTAGAATACGTATGTAGTGATTTTATTATCTGAGAAtaggtttttgatatttttttttctctttaaggACGTTGAGCAAGACTCTTCCATAGTGAAGATTTTGTGTGAGTGGGCTGTTTCCTGGCAGCGATGGGGTGAACATCGAGCGATGGCTGTTGCCTGGCTTCTGGATAAGAggcaaagtgaaattttttcaaCGTATGAAAATGAGAGTGGAAACAATGCAAATTCGTCTGACGATAAGGACTCGGTCATCTCGGGAGGAGGAACTGGCCTTCCGGTGTTCCAGAACATTCTCATGACGTTTCTCGATAACGATGCACCGATTTCGGAGGAAAATGGCACAATCCAGAGCAAAAGCCAGTTTACCAATTTGGTGCATTTGTTCAGTGAATTGATAAGGCATGATGTGTTTTCTCACGATGCATACATGTGCACCTTGATATCTAGGGGAGATTTACTCACGGGAACCGGGATGTCTTTGTCAGATACGCAGCCGAGTTGCCAGACTGGCTTGGGCACGGGTCCCATCTCGAACAAGCCTGCATCTTCCTCACCGAACATCAACCAAGGAATTGAGGAGGATGTGATGCAGACTGATTTCAAAGCAAAGTTAGAAGATTTGGACGATTCAAACGTGGACGATGATTTGGATAAACTGCTGCAGCATATAAAGGAAGACCAGCAAAATTCGATGGACGCTCCGGATAGTCCGAAGGATCCGGAACACGCAACCGCACCAGTTACAAGTACCGTTTCCAACAAAACAGAATCATCGAGCAGACACTTTTTGTATACGGAACATTTTCCGTTGAGCCAGGACGACCCGATTTCGCTGCATGATTGCAATCAACGCTACATTCTGCTGTACGGAGTTGGCAAGGAACGAGACGAGAAGAAACATGCTGTCAAGAAAATGTCCAAAGAGATTTGCAAACTGTTCTCGAAGAAATTTAGCATCGATGTCGCTGAAGGTGGCAAAGTGAAGAAGCACTCGCGGAATGAGTTCAACTTTGAGGCAACCTCAAACAAATGCCAGTCGATGTCCTATTTTGATCAGCACGTGGTCACATGGCAATGTGCAGTGCAAGTTCAAGAAATGTTGAATAGTTTTTCGCTCGGAAACAGCAACTACCTTCCAGTTCAGGAGCACGTCGCCTTTCTGTTCGATCTGATGGAATCGGCATTTAACATTTACGGTTTGATAGATACGTGCATTCAGATATTGAAGGAACTCCCGGAGGTAGAGTTACAATTGATGAGCAAGAGCTCAGTTCTCGTCAAAAGCTACACAACTTCGCTCAGTTTGTACGTGGTTGGAGTTTTGCGGCGATACCATTGCTGTTTGCTACTGTCTCCAGAACAAACGATCGCCATTTTTGAGGGCCTCTGTCGTATTGTCAAGCATGTCAGTAACCCAAGTGACTGCAGCTCGGCCGAACGATGCATTTTGGCTTACTTGTACGATCTGTACTCGAACTGTGCCTCGCTGAAGACTCGTCCCCAGCAGGAGCCATTCCATAATGCATacccaaaaattaaacaagcGCTGTATACTCCTCTGCAACCAACTCCCTCTGCACATTCGTACAATGCACAGTTCATGGCAGATATCATAGCATCTCCACGGCGAGGTGGTAGAATTGAGCAAATTTGGGCTCGTCAGCTGAACGAATCAGCCTCGAATCGTTACAGCTTTGTCTGTAATGCTGTTATAGCCGTTACACGTGACATAGACAATGATACGCTGAATGATATCGCGGTTATGTGCTCTGAGCTAACAGCCTGTTGCAATGCCTTGTCTACGGAGTGGCTTGGTGCTCTCATAGCTCTGTGTGGTTCCAGCAAGGACGCCGGATATTATGTGGATTTAATCACACAAGTAAACATCCAAAATTCCGCGATACACAATGCTTTGTCTGTGTTTACCAGCATCCTGGTAGCGAGACACTGCTTTTCACTGGAAAATTTCATCGGATACGTCGCATTGCCAGCTTTGGTACAAGCTTGCAAGGGCCGCAGCGAATCGACGCCTGAAATTGAAGCCGGTGCCCGACTTTCATGCCATCTGCTACTGAGACTGTTCAAAACCGTCGAATGTCCCCAGCCTGGACTGTACTCGGTGAGCACGTCCCCAAACCCAATCACCACCGTTGGCCAAGCGCACAACATCAAGCTGAGCTGCGATCGACATTTGCTAGCCGCTGCCCATCAAAACATTGGAGTTGCTCCGGTTCTTGCCGTACTCAAGGGTATCCTCGTCGTCGGAGATGCCACTGCACAAAAGACGCAAACTTCCATTTTTTCCACTGGCAAACGGAGCGGATTGAATACGCCGGTGCATCCCGGAAGCACTCCCAAACATGCCGGCGATTTGAGCCACATTCTTGGCACGAGCGATTTATCCATCCTTGGCAACACGGACGAATCTATGCTGGATCTGACGTAAGTTCAAGctaatatttcttaaatttattgatttcttttttatttagttCCTTTCACAGGCTAGTTGAGTTTAATCAACTTTCACCAACCATTTCCGCTAAGACGGCCGCATGCAGGTgtgcatttttattatttattcttCGGTATATGTCGCATTTAAAATCACATTTACTTGTCTGTTTCTCATTTGTGTCTGTGTTTTCGAAATGGTTGGTGAATTCAACTGATTTGTAAAGCCATAAAAGAAACGGCAGAAAATAACCTTATTTTCCCCTTCAAATCCACAGACCAAGCAACGCGAACCAGGACAGCACGGCCAGCCTGTCCGATTTTGCCCAGCACGTGCTGCGTCAAATCTGTTCCCAGGAGTGGGTACTGGAGCGATGTCTTCAAAATGCGGAAGAGCTTTGCCAGCAAGGAATGCTGATCGATAATATGCTGACGGCCAAGCAGGCTCAACGTCTGCTGCACATGATCTGCTACCCCGAGAACGAGTCAAATTTGATTGCTGAAATGGATCAGAAGGCAATCATAGTTCGAATTTTGGAGAATCTCGAGCAGTGGTCGCTGCGAATTTCCTGGCTAGACCTACAGCTGATGTTCAAGCAGACCAACTGTACCCCCGAGCTGTCCAACTGGCTGGACATGGTGGCACGAGCTGCCATAGATGTGTTCCAAGTGCAAGATTGTAACGTGATGCGATCTCTGCTCGAGGGCCCAGGAAAACAGGAAAAAGCTAAGTCATCAATGTGGTTGGTAGCACCGCTGGTAGCGCGATTACCAAGTGCAGTGCAGGGACGCATCTTGAAAGTTTCGGGACAGGTCCTTGAAAGCACAAACATGTTTAGTAAAACAAAGGAAAACGCCGGAGGTAACAACAGCAGCATTGGGAGCCAAGGTGGAAACAGCAACAGCTCAATCAGCTCGAACGGAAGCGTAATGGCTAGCAAGCAGAGCACCCACCTGAACCATCAGCCCTTCCTGGGATTGGTGCTGACCTGTTTGAAGGGCCAGGACGAGCAGCGGGAAGGTCTTCTGCAGAGTCTGTACGCCCAACTGTCGCAGTTTTTGCAAAACAGAGATGTGAGTTTTAGCTTTTAATGcaaattgaatttgttttttttttcaattttgacttttttataaTAGGTTGAAACTATTGGTGGCATTGAAGATCCTTTGGGCTTTGAAAAGATGCTGGATGCTCTACAGTTGCGTTACTCACTTGTAGGAGGACTGTTCGATGCGATTCAGAAAAATTCCACATCTACCAGCGATTGGTCGATACTATTCGCGCAGCTTATCTCTCAGGGTGTGATTGATTTGAGCAACAATTCGTAAGTTTTTGAAGGGGCGCCCTTTTTTGTTGCATGATACCGAATTAAAATTCTCGTTTCAAATTTCCAGCGAATTATTCACTACGACTTTGGATATGCTAGCAACTTTGATTCACTCGACCTTGGTCTCAGACAGCAGCCAATCGGAACGAGATGAAACAAAGAAGCAGTACACCAATTTGATGAAGAAACTACGAAAAGAGCTGGGAGATAAAAATAATCCGTCGATTAAGTATGTCCGCCAGTTGCTGCCGCTGGCCAAGCAGACCTGTGAGGTAATTGCGTGTGAACCCGCCGGAAGCTCAACCGATGCCAAGGGAAACAAAATCAACATCGATAGCATTGAGAAGAAGCATGTAAGTATTTGTTACTTCATTTGAAGAGTTACACCCAACTTATAAATCTTTCAATTTCAGGGTCTGCGATTGGCTGACAAACAGCGAGTAAGCGTTTGGGATTTGTTGGAAGGACATAAAAATCCTGCTCCGCTGTCGTGGGCATGGTTTGGAGCGGTTAAAATTGAACGCAAACCGTTGGCCTACGAAGAAACGCATCGTTTGTTGAAATATCATACGCACAGTTTGGTCAAACCAAGCAGTTACTATTATGAAGCCCTGTCGCTGCCTCCGGAAGATCTGGAACCGCTGCCAGATAAATCGAAGGACGATATGAAGGCCGATACCCCTACGTCGGACCAGTCTCCAGCTCCAGCCGGCAAGAAGGGCAAGTCGCAAGCAAGAAAACGTAAGCCTAAAGGTGGATCCACACCGCAAACTTCGCAACAAGCTGGACAACTGCAAGGCATGTCCGGTCAGCCGGGTGCTCCAGTTCAAGCGaatcagcagcaacaacagcaacagcagcagcaacttcaGCAGtcgcaacaacaacagcaacaacagca from Culex quinquefasciatus strain JHB chromosome 3, VPISU_Cqui_1.0_pri_paternal, whole genome shotgun sequence includes:
- the LOC6046095 gene encoding mediator of RNA polymerase II transcription subunit 12 isoform X2 produces the protein MWENMNMRPLKRPRLGPPDVYPQEAKQREDELTSTHVKHGFATEHKLSEEFGTARNCNVTASKVGAYFNAILARKEELMTLPDSGRKKQQINPKDNFWPVTARNKATLDTWFKDLAGTKPLSSLAKKAPSFNKKEEIFAMLCENQVTMQRAAWFIKLSSAYTVAVSEAKIKKRQMPDPATEWTGTLIKFMKDLVPKLHDHYHQGPVQEKPLNSSSSTGPAGAMTPNSSLNTNSSTIPPPLSSPAGSLHSPASASLSGSASQNQPPPSPQEEQKLAQKQWSYCTQLCKYMYEEGLLDKSEFLNWVLDLLDRMKSSPSSDDGILKIYLPLAMQYLPDFVQSERFCRRLAYAVCKKLAHLINTMADSHNLCLADTGIKPKQETSEQKDKSSKTAKDCDTKLEIAPLQVNPFETIFSEFMSCSHHHDLFLQLSAIIQVITLECPTALVWCGVGETRSSSVLAGSPLDHLPVAPSSLPMPSRCEKSNKEVRERLLQSEESIKLRSRHAESRWCVDKWQTAAGNASLKILSVLDALDGHCFFRMDTNNSLDTLYQKIFPPLQLQKESPNNNASESKDGSNKMLEYDVEQDSSIVKILCEWAVSWQRWGEHRAMAVAWLLDKRQSEIFSTYENESGNNANSSDDKDSVISGGGTGLPVFQNILMTFLDNDAPISEENGTIQSKSQFTNLVHLFSELIRHDVFSHDAYMCTLISRGDLLTGTGMSLSDTQPSCQTGLGTGPISNKPASSSPNINQGIEEDVMQTDFKAKLEDLDDSNVDDDLDKLLQHIKEDQQNSMDAPDSPKDPEHATAPVTSTVSNKTESSSRHFLYTEHFPLSQDDPISLHDCNQRYILLYGVGKERDEKKHAVKKMSKEICKLFSKKFSIDVAEGGKVKKHSRNEFNFEATSNKCQSMSYFDQHVVTWQCAVQVQEMLNSFSLGNSNYLPVQEHVAFLFDLMESAFNIYGLIDTCIQILKELPEVELQLMSKSSVLVKSYTTSLSLYVVGVLRRYHCCLLLSPEQTIAIFEGLCRIVKHVSNPSDCSSAERCILAYLYDLYSNCASLKTRPQQEPFHNAYPKIKQALYTPLQPTPSAHSYNAQFMADIIASPRRGGRIEQIWARQLNESASNRYSFVCNAVIAVTRDIDNDTLNDIAVMCSELTACCNALSTEWLGALIALCGSSKDAGYYVDLITQVNIQNSAIHNALSVFTSILVARHCFSLENFIGYVALPALVQACKGRSESTPEIEAGARLSCHLLLRLFKTVECPQPGLYSVSTSPNPITTVGQAHNIKLSCDRHLLAAAHQNIGVAPVLAVLKGILVVGDATAQKTQTSIFSTGKRSGLNTPVHPGSTPKHAGDLSHILGTSDLSILGNTDESMLDLTPSNANQDSTASLSDFAQHVLRQICSQEWVLERCLQNAEELCQQGMLIDNMLTAKQAQRLLHMICYPENESNLIAEMDQKAIIVRILENLEQWSLRISWLDLQLMFKQTNCTPELSNWLDMVARAAIDVFQVQDCNVMRSLLEGPGKQEKAKSSMWLVAPLVARLPSAVQGRILKVSGQVLESTNMFSKTKENAGGNNSSIGSQGGNSNSSISSNGSVMASKQSTHLNHQPFLGLVLTCLKGQDEQREGLLQSLYAQLSQFLQNRDVETIGGIEDPLGFEKMLDALQLRYSLVGGLFDAIQKNSTSTSDWSILFAQLISQGVIDLSNNSELFTTTLDMLATLIHSTLVSDSSQSERDETKKQYTNLMKKLRKELGDKNNPSIKYVRQLLPLAKQTCEVIACEPAGSSTDAKGNKINIDSIEKKHGLRLADKQRVSVWDLLEGHKNPAPLSWAWFGAVKIERKPLAYEETHRLLKYHTHSLVKPSSYYYEALSLPPEDLEPLPDKSKDDMKADTPTSDQSPAPAGKKGKSQARKRKPKGGSTPQTSQQAGQLQGMSGQPGAPVQANQQQQQQQQQQLQQSQQQQQQQHPMTMTPQQTMQQLQNANLGQMPMGSHMGQMNPQTMQQHYPQQNPNQMLSQQMAQQQNMGQGNQVGGMGGMMGGPQQHSMTHSMPMGGQVGAGGGGNQWGGYNTMQQPQQAQQPMYYNQGMGQPGMNRFDRPQLNTNPKQVLSNMLRARLPTNPGFLPQQAQRNPQQPFMRGPLRPSLPNQLAGTATGGAMIGHSGGSMIQTNLLNQQNTGNGNSGGMANPNMMGMQNMQQNMPNNQGIGMQNMQQGGNIGNAGIGGNNMMGGPGMFQGQGGPYQNTNQNYSNYGNQGIVQQGGQGMMGNFNQMGQQQRNSQAEYIAQQRALAARSNQYGQHAPNVTMNNIINQGAVPPYPRQGGKPASAAVAQNQQQFQQQRLRQQMLMQQQQQQQQQQQQQGMGQQGNTQGMVQNQGQGINPQQTPNLVAQLQRQIPNQANMMNQQYSHQPPPY